A segment of the Romboutsia sp. 13368 genome:
TCATTTAATCAAAAGAATATATTTGCATTTAATGAATCTTTGATAGGTGGATTTTATATATTACCAATAGCTTATACAATTTCAGCATTGCCATTATTATTTAGCTCTAATGAAGTAGCTATAAGTTCAGTAAACTTAGGTTTAGAAGAAGCATCACGAAGTTTAGGAGCAGGAAGTATGAAAACTTTCTATAAAATAATAATACCAAATATGATGCCTGGAATAATGGCAGGAGCTATATTAGTGTTTATTAGAACTATTGGAGAATACACACTGTCTGCACTACTTTATGGTGTACATAATAGACCGATTTCAATTTCTATAGTAACTAATATGCAAGAATTTAATATAGGAGTTTCTTTAGCTTATGGAGTAATAGTAATTGGCATATGCTATATAGCTCTTGGAATTATTTTTAAATTAGATAAGAAAAAATATATGTAAATAAAGATGATTTTACTAGTGATTAGGAAAGACGTATAGATGCAGGAATAGCTATGATATATTTTGGATTAATAATAGACACAACTATGTTTGATTAAAATTGGATAGTTGGTAATCCTAGTAAAGAATATAAAATAGATAATAATTATGATACTATAGGATATTGTAGTATATAAAATATAAAAAATTATAGTTAAGTATATTAAGGTTGATTGCTATGTATAAATAGCAATCAACCTTTTTCATGTACTAGGATTTTATACTGCATAAAAATTTGTTTATAACTTATGAATTAAAGTAATATCAATGTATCTAGAAAAGTAAAAAATTACATTTTGAAGTGCTTCGCCCACTCAGTGGCTCAAGTAACGGATGTATACGAAATGTTTCGCCGACACGTCCCTCAAGCGGAGCGAATTTTTATATATTTGTTTAAGTGTTAAATTTTTTTATGATAAAGATAAAAGCGTATTTTATACAGTGGTTAATATAAAAAAATACGATAGGAGACGATTTAATAAAAAAACTATATAATAGGTTTTATTTGTAAAATTTAGGCTAAATGAAATAAAATGTAATAATGGAAAAAACTGATGAAATCTGCTAATTCCAACATGAGGAAAATGATTAATAATAAAAATTATAATGTAATATAATGTTGTACAATTTGGTCGAATAGTGTATATTATAGGAGGATAATATACAAAAAAATAAAACTATGACATACTATAAAATAAGAATATTCATAGTTGAAATTTATAATGGATATTCAATAGATATCATAAAAATATTACTAGAGGTGAAATATGATACAGATAGAGAAATTAAAGAAAGTTTATGACAATGGTCATGAAGCTTTAAAAAACATTAATTTAGAAATAAACGAAGGTGAATTAGTGTGTTTATTAGGTCCTAGTGGATGTGGTAAAACAACTATACTTAATCTTTTAGCTGGATTATTAGACCCGACAAGTGGAGAAATCAAGTTTGATGGAGAATCAGTTGTAAACAAGCATCCTAAAGATAGAAATATAGGACTTGTATTCCAAAACTATGCATTATATCCTCATATGACTGTTCTAGAAAACATTATGTTCCCTCTAACAGTTGGTAAGAATAAGATGCCAAAAGCTGAAGCAATGGAAATTGCTAAGAAATATATGAAGATAACTAGTATAGAAGAATTAGCTGATAAAAAACCAGGTAATATGTCAGGTGGTCAACAACAAAGGGTTGCAATAACTAGAGCACTAGTTCAAAATCCAAAGGTTTTATTACTAGATGAGCCTTTAAGTAACTTAGATGCAAGATTAAGACTTAAGATAAGAGAAGAAATAAGAAGATTAGTTAAGGAAATAGGTATAACAACTATATTCGTAACTCATGACCAAGAAGAAGCTTTATCTATAAGTGATAGAATAGTTCTTATGAATCAAGGTGTAGTACAACAATTTGATATACCACAAAACTTATACTTAGAACCAGCAAACTTATTTGTTGCACAGTTTATGGGTAACCCAATAATAAATATATATGAAATGAAAAAAGAAGGTAATGTGTTAAAAGGAGAAAACTTCTCTATAGATTTAAGTTTATTAAATAAAGATAGATTTAAAGCTGATTTAACTGAAGAAAACTATGTTGTAGGTATAAGACCTGAATATTTTGTAACAAGTGAAAATCCTTTATTCAATGTTGAAATAGAAACTGTTGAGTTAATAGGTAAAGACTGTATATTAAACTTCAAAGTTAACGGAGTAAATTCAAAATCAATAGTAGATGTAAATGACAACATAAGAGAAAAAGATAGTGTAGGATTTGATATAGATTACAACGGAATTTATTTATTCCAAGAGAATGGAGTTAGAGTATACTAATGAGAAAGTTAAAATATAGAGCAGAAAATTCACCACAAGCATGGTTATTTCTTTTACCTGCTTTAATAATAATAGGAATATTCAATGTTTTACCTTTAATAAAGACATTTATAATGTCTATGCAAAAAGGTACATTAAATAATTTAGAATTTAATGGATTTAAAAATTTCCAAGTAGTATTACAAGACCCAAAGTTTCATGATGCAATAGGAAATACAGCATTATTCGCATTTATTGTTGTTCCAGTAGGTCTTATAATATCAATGTTTATAGCAATAACTATATTTGAAAAAATTAAACATAAGAGCTTATTTGAAACTATATTCTTTATACCATATTTAACAAGTGTAATAGCAATAGGTATAGTATTTAGATTCTTATTCAATGGAGAATATGGTTTTATAAATTATTTATTAAGTTTTATAAATGTTGGACCTATAAACTTCTTAGATGATCCAAGTATGAGTATGACTACTTTAATTCTATTTGGAATTTGGTCTGGACTTGCATTTAATATAATAATATTACTTTCAGGATTAAGAACGATTGATGATAATTATTACAAAGTTGCTGACATGTTTGGTGCAACTAAAATGGAGCAATTTTTCAAAATAACTTTACCACAGTTAATACCAACAATAACATTCTTATTAATGATGAACTTTATAAATGCATTTAAAGTATATGCACAAGTATTCTCATTATTTAATGGAAAAGCTGGAATAGCTAACAGTGCAACTACTGGAGTATTCTATATATTCAATAAATTCTATGTTGAGTACCGTTATGGTCAAGGTATGGCAGCGGCAGTAATATTATTTGCTTTAATATTATTATTTACATTAATACAGAACTATGTTTTAAAAAGAATATCTAAGTAGGTGAAAAAATGAAAAAAGTTAATTTATTTTTATCAAAAACATTTATAGTTATAATGTCATTAATTACACTGTTTCCTTTTGTGTATATGATATTATCAAGTTTAATGACATTCCAAGAGGCAACAAGTATACCGCCAACACTTGTACCAAAAGTTCCTCAATGGCAAAACTTTGCTTTAGCAATGGAACAAGCACCTTTTGTTAGATATTTCTTCAATACTGTTTTAGTTGCTGGATTATCAACAATAGGAACTTTAATAACTTCTATTTTAGCAGCTTTTGCATTAGTTAAATTAGAGTTTAAATATAAAAATGTTTTAGTAATGGGTATGGCAGCATTATTAATGGTACCATATGAAGTTACTGTATTTACAAATTACCAAACTATAGCTAATCTTGGACTATTAAACACATATACAGCTTTAATACTTCCATCATTAGCAAGTATATTCTATATATTCTACTTAAAGAATTACTTAACAAGTATACCTTTATCTTACTACAAAGCTGCGAAAGTGGATGGATGTGGAGATTTAGAGTTTATAAGAAGAATATTAATACCTCTTGCTAAACCTTCTTTATTTACAATGGGGATATTAACATTCATAAATGGATGGAACTCATTCTTATGGCCGATACTTGTAACTAATAGTAAGGAAATGAGATTACTAAGTAATGGATTAAGTGCCTTTGCAACAGAAAGTGGTACAAATGTACACTTACAAATGGCTGCTTCAACAATAGCGATAGTTCCAATACTAATTTTATACTTAATATTTAGAAAACAAATTATAAGAGGAGTTGTAAAGAGCGGTGTTAAAGGATAAAAAAACAAAAATCACGTTCCACAATGGTATTTTAACCATTGGTGGAACTATTATAGAAATAGCTTATGAGGATAGTCATATATTCTTCGATTTTGGAAGTGAATATGACCCAGCATCTCCTAAGCAACCAAAAGATTTACAAGACTTATTAGATATGAACCTTGTGCCATTCTTGGATAATATGTTTGATCCAAGTATACCTTTAAAAGGATATGAATCTAAAGAAGACAAGTTTAAAAATACAGCTGTATTTTTATCACATGTTCATTTAGACCATTCAAAAATAATTAACTACTTAAATCCTTCAGTGCCTTTATATATGCTAGAAGGAACAAAGTCATTACTTAACACATTAAATATAAATAATGACTTTTTATTCCCACTTCACAACAAAGGTGAAGCTAATGTAAGAGAAATAAATGGGGTTAAAGAAAATGAAGTAGTTCAAGTTGGAGAAATAAAGGTTAAAGTAATGCCAGTTGACCATGATGCATATGGAGCAAGTGGATTATTAATAGAAACTCCAGACTTAGTTATATCATATACAGGTGATATAAGACTTCATGGATATAGAAAAGATGCAACTTTAAACTTCTGTAAAGCAAGTGAAAATTGTGATGTTTTATTAATAGAAGGGGTTACAGTTTCTTTCCAAGAATTAAATGAAGATGCTCGTGTATCAGCAGATGAAAATGAGCCAAATTTAATAGAAAAAATAAATACTATTGTAAAAGAAAATCCAAATAAACAAATAACTTTTAATTACTATATATCTAATATAGAAAGAATATTAAACATAATAAAAACTAATCCAAGAACTGTAGTTTTAGATGCATATTATTCATATGTATTAAAACATGCGACAGGATATCAATCTCATTATTATCAATTAGATGATAAAGATTATGGATTAGATAAATCTTATGAAGTTGAATTTGAAAAACTTCTAGAAGATGAGGGGAGCTATTTCTGGCAATTAGATACACTTGCTATTGAACATTTTGATAGATTAAAAGAAAATGGAATTTATGTTCATTCAAATGCAACACCATTAGGAGATTTTGACCCTAAATATGCACCATTTATAAAGAGATTCGAAGACAATAACATTGAATTTAAATTAGCTGGATGCAGTGGTCATGCTTATCCATTTGATTTGATTGAAATAATAGACTTAATTAAACCTAAGCTATTAGTTCCAATTCATTCTTATCATCCTGAAAGACTTTATAATAAGTCAGGTGAGAGACTATTACCAGAAAAGAAACAAACAATATAANNTTGGAGGAGTTAGACATGAAATTTAAAAAGCTTACATCATTAGCATTATCTGCAGCTTTAATGACTGGGTTAATGACTGGATGTGGAAGTACAAAAAGTGCTTCAACTGAAGAAATTGTAACAGAAATAACTGAGCCAGTAGAAATAACATTCTGGCATGCTATGAATGGAGACTTAGAAAAGACTTTACAAAACTTAACTGATAAGTTTATGGAGTCTAATCCAAACATAACAGTAACTTTACAAAATCAATCAAGTTACCCAGACTTACAACAAAAAATAACTGCTACTACAGCAAGTCCTAAGGATTTACCAACTTTAACTCAAGCATATCCACAATGGATGGTAAACCCAATACAAGATGAGTTATTAGTTGACTTAAAACCGTACATAGAAAATGAAACTATAGGTGACAAAAACTACAACAACATATTAGAAGGATTTAGAAATGGTGCTGAAATAGACGGAAAAGTATATGGAATGCCTTTCAATAAATCTACAGAAGTTATATGGTATAACAAAACATTATTTGATGAATTAGGATTAGAAGTTCCTACAACTTTTGAAGAGTTTGCTCAAGTTGCAAAAACTATAACTGAGAAAAAAGGTATAGTTGGTGCTGGATTTGACTCTTTAAATAACTTCTACACTACTTACTTAAAAAATAAAGGTGTAGATTTTAATAGTGAAACAGATGTAACTGGTGCAGAATCAGTTGAAGCTGCTAACTATTACTTAGATGGTGTAAAAGAAGGTTACTTCAGAATAGCTGGTACAGATATGTACTTATCAGGTCCATTTGCTAATGAAACTTTAGGTATGTATGTTGGATCAAATGCTGGTGAGTCATTTGTTAAGCAAGGTGTTGATGGTAAGTTTGAAATAGGTGTTGCTGCATATCCTGCTGAGTCAGTTATGCAACAAGGTACAGATGTATACATGTTCTCAAATGCTACAGCTGAACAAAGAACTGCTGCATTTGAATACTTAAAGTTCTTAACTTCAACAGAAAACCAAATAACTTGGGGAATTGAAACTGGATATATACCAGCAACTCAAGAAGCTATAGCATCAGAAGCATACAAAACTTCAGGAAGTTTAGTAGCATCTGTATTAGAACAAGCAACAGCTAAAAACTTATTCATAAATGCAGCTGCTCAAGGTGTTGATAGTGCATACAATGAAGCAAAAGTTGTAATGGAAGATATATTATCAGATAAGAACTCAGATGTAAAAGCTAAATTAGAGGGATACAAAAATACTTTAATGGGAATATATGAGTAATATTTAAATATAGGGGATGTCTTAAGTTTTAAGGCATCTTCTTTATTTTACTTTAAGATATTAGATTTTGAAGTATAAGCCTATTTTTAAAGCTTAAATATCAGTTTAGCTTATACATAACAATCTAAGTAACCAATAAAAAANNNNNNNTATTAGATTTTGAAGTATAAGCCTATTTTTAAAGCTTAAATATCAGTTTAGCTTATACATAACAATCTAAGTAACCAATAAAAAATCGTAGTATATAGAAGGTGAAAAAATGAAACTAGTTATTTATCAAACAAGTGACTTACATGGATATGTATATCCAACTAACTATGTAACAGAGCAACCTCTTGGAATATTAAAGATAGGTAGTTATATGAAAAAGGATGAATTAAATTATGATGCATCTTTAAAAATAGATTGTGGAGATTTAGTTCAAGGTTCTGCTCTTACTCATTATTTATATAAACATGATATGCAAACTAATCCTATTATTGAAGGGTTAGAAAATATAAATTATGATGCTTATGTTTTAGGAAATCATGAGTTTAACTATGGATTAGATTATTTAAATAAATCATACTCTCCAGTGAGTGATAAAATTATAAATGCTAATATAGATGGTTTAACATTAAACACAAAGCCATATAAAATATTTGAATTTGATGGATTTAAAATTGGATGTATAGGATTTACAACATCATTTGTGCCTAATTGGGAAAGACCTTGTAATATAGAAGGATTAACATTTAATGACCCTGTAAAAACTTATGAAAAGTATGAAAAAGAATTAAAAGAAAACTGTGATTTTATAATAGTATGTTATCACGGTGGATTTGAAAAAAGTATAGAAGATAATACAACACCAACTGAAGCTTTAACTAAGGAAAATCAAGGAAGTGAACTTTTAGAAAAGTTTGATTCTATAGATATGATTTTAAGTGGTCACCAACATAGATCATTTATAACAAAAATAGATAATAGAATATGCTCTCAACCTCTTCATAATGGTCAAAACTTTACTAAAATAGTTATAGATACAGAAACTAAAGATATAAGCTATGAATTAGTTGATGTTAAAGATATAGATGTTGAGATAGATGAAAAACTTCAAAGTATATTTGATGATACAGAAGCAAAACTACAAGTATATTTAGATCAAGAAATAGGACATTTTGATAGAGATATAGTTGTTAATGATATATTTGATGTAAGATTAAATGGACATCCAATAGTAAACTTTTTACATGAGGTACAACTTGAAGTTGCAAAGGCTGATTTATCTGCATTATCTTTATTTGATAGTACAATTGGCTTTAAGAAAAATGTGTCTATAAGAGATGTATTAATAAATTATCCTTATCCAAATACACTAAAAATACTTAAAGTAAAAGGTGAAAATATTAAAAAAGCAATTGAAAAAGCAGCTACTTACTTTGTTTTAGAAGATGGAAAAGTAACTGTAAATATAGACTTTTTAGTACCTAAGGTGCAACATTACAACTATGATACATTTGGTGGACTTACATATGAAATAGACTTAACTAAAGACTTTGGAAATCGTGTTGTTTCAATGAAAAGAAATGGTGAAGATTTAGATTTAGAAAAGTATTATAGTGTTGTAATGAATAATTACCGTGCAAGCAACACTTCTATATACCCTAGCTATGAAGGTGCAGAAGTTATAGGTGAAATAAATATAGATGTAAGTGAAATTATAATAGACTATATACAAGAAAAGAAAAATGTAAAAACTATAGATAATAGCAATTATAAAATTAAATACTAAAATAAAAAATCTATCTTGCAGAAGTTTAAATACACATAAGTAAGATAGATTTTTATATATTAACTAGCACAATGAGTTAAGTTATTATGGTATAATTAATTTTAATACCATAAACTTGGTAAAATACAGTATTAAACATAATTTTATGGAGGAGTACATTATGATATTAGATAGTATAAAAAACATAAGTAAATATGAAAATTTAAACATTGATTTAAAATCTATAGTAGAATTTATAGATCGTGTAGAAAGTGAAAATTTAGAAAATGGAAAATATGAATTAGATGGGGATAAACTTTTTGCATTAGTTCAAAGTTATGAAACTAAAGATAGTGATGAATGTAGATTAGAATCACATAAAAAATACATAGATATACAATACGTACAAGAAGGTACAGAGGTAATGTATTGGAGTTTAGTTGATGGATTAAAAGTAACTGAAGATTTATCTGAAGTAAGTGATGTTATTTTTTATGAAGATGATAAAAATTCTACTGAATTAGTAGTTAATGAAAAATCTTTCGCTTTATTCTTTACTCATGATGCACATAAACCAGGAGTTAAATTCAATACTAAATCTAATGTAAGAAAAATAGTATTTAAAATACTACAAGGATAAAACTTATATCAAAAGCCATTTATTTATTAACCATAGATAAATGGCTCTTATTTTTTGAAAAATTATTATCCATTGGCATAATTATTCTGTTTAAATTCATAAAAAAAGTATATCTATTATAATAGAAGAAATTATATAAAAATTTATTATATAGGRGGAACANNNNNNNNNNNNNNNNNNNNNNNNNNNNNNNNNNNNNNNNNNNNNNNNNNNNNNNNNNNNNNNNNNNNNNNNNNNNNNNNNNNNNNNNNNNNNNNNNNNNNNNNNNNNNNNNNNNNNNNNNNNNNNNNNNNNNNNNNNNNNNNNNNNNNNNNNNNNNNNNNNNNNNNNNNNNNNNNNNNNNNNNNNNNNNNNNNNNNNNNNNNNNNNNNNNNNNNNNNNNNNNNNNNNNNNNNNNNNNNNTACATATAAAGTGTGGACAGCATTTTTATTTGGATTTATCCGAAATGTTTCGCCGACACGTCGCTCGAGCGAAGTGAATTTTTTATTATTTTAATTTAAAGANNNNNNNNNNNNNNNTAGTATAACCTTTTTATTTTATTTCTTACCCTTAGTTTTATTTTGTTACTATTTAGTTCCATGTAAGTTTAAAAACTTTATNNNNNNNNAATAGAAGAAATTATATAAAAATTTATTATATAGGGGGAACATAATATGGAAGAATCAAGAATCATTAAAATGATAAATAATAACCCTAATATTATATCGACAATAGAAAATCCAACAGATGAAATGAAATTGTTAGCTATTAAAAAAGATGGACTAACATTAGAATATATAGAAAATCCAACTATAGAAATGCAAGAATTAGCGCTTGAAAATAATATTAGAGCAATTAAATATATAGATGAACCTACAGAAGATATGATGCTAAAAGCAGTAAACTCAGGATGGAGTCTTTTAGAGTATATAAAGAATCCAACAGAAAAAGTAGTTGAAATTGCTATAAATCAAGCAGGATGGGCTATAAAACATGCTAAAAATCCAAGTGAAAGATTACAATTACTAGCAGTAAGAAAAAATTATGACTCAATAAAATTTATAAAAGAGCCTTATGAAAGTGTTCAAAAAGAGGCTGTAAAAATAAGTTATGATGCATTGAGATATATAAAAATGCCTTCATTTAATATACAACTTGAAGCTATAAAAAGTAATGAGGCTGCAATTGGTCTAATTTATGGTTTAGACAAAAGTAAAAAATTAGAACTTTTAAAGGCTAATATTTTAGTAATTAAATATATTGCAAGAGAAATAGATAAAGATGAATTAGAAGAAGTATTAAAAGATGTTTTATCAAGAGAAGATGTAGAAGAAAAGTATGTTAGAGATTTCTTAAATTGTAGCATTATAGATAGAAATAGTTCAAATATACAAATGGACAAGATAATATTTATTCACAAGTACGGTAGTAAAAAAGCTAAGAAAATAGCAGTAGATGAAAAATTAAAGATGATATAGGAGATAGATATATGAATTTTATAGATACATTAAAGAGTGTTGACTTAGTATTATCAACAAATGAAGTACCATTAATAGTGGGGGAAAGTGGAATAGGAAAAACTGCACTAGCAAAGAAACTATCAGAAGAAAATAATTGGAGTTTAGTAGTTATTGATGGGAATCTTCTTAAAGAAGGAGAAATAGGTGGACTTCCAACTATAGAATCTTATACAAGTACTAATTCCAATGGAGAAAAGATAGAAAAGAAAATTACAGTATATGCAGTTCATAATAAGTTAAGAGAAATTGATGAAGAAATATCTAAAGGAAAAACAGTTCTTTTATTTATAGATGAGATAAACCGTTGTGAACATACAGTTCAACAAGAGCTTATGAACTTAATCTTAAATAGAGAAATAAACGGATATAAGCTACATGATGATGTAAAAATACTAGCGGCAATGAATCCATCAAGTAAATATGGTTCAGATTTTGATTACCAAGTTGTTGATATGGATGCAGCTCAAGAAAATAGATTTGTATGGTTAAACATGGAACCTGATTATACACAATGGTTAAATTGGGCAATAAACGCAGGTATAGAACAAAAGGTTATAGAGTTTATATCAACATTCCCTGAATATTTACACAAAATAAATGAAGATGATGTACGTGCAACTCCGAGAAGTTATGAAAGAGTTTCTAAAGCTTATAGCGTATACAAAGAACAAAAAGATTCAATACCAAGAAATGTATTTTTAAATGTTATAAAAGGTAATGTAGGTAAAGTTATAGCAGAAGAATTTATAAGCTTTGCAGAATCAGATAGTAGCCCTTTAATATCTTATGAAGATGTATTTTCATGTGAAACTTTAGATTCAGATATTATAGAAAAAGTAAAAAGTGAAAGCCATACAAGACTTTATTTATCAGCAATGAATATCTTAAAGAGATTAAATTCAAATATAGAAAATAATGAAGAAATATCAGATTATAATATAAATAGATTTATAGAGTTTTTAAAATTATACCCAGTTGATTTAATGGTAGGTATTATGAAGGATATAAAAAGTAATTATATAAATGTCTATGATGAAGCTATAGAAAATGAAGAATTTGTAGGATTATACTTTGAGTCTTATAGTATGATAAGGGGATAGTGTATGGAAAGCTATTTTGAAAAACAAGCAAAATACCTTTATCATAGAGCAGAAGAAATTATAGACACTTATGCTATGCTAAAGGCAAATAAAAAGGGAGAAAAGTTTGAAATAGATATACCACAAGATTTTAAAGATGAGTTTTTTAAGTTAGTAGATAAAGTTAATCTAAGTCTTATGGAAGATAAAGATAACTTTTATGGGTATTTTCTATTTCAAACATCAAGAGATATTAGATTTGATATAAGTAGTCCAACTGCTGTAAATTTTAAAGGTGCTAAATATGTAATATATTTTAACCCAATAATATTTTTAAATCTTAATATTAAACAAATGGAAGGCACTATTAAGCATGAAATTCTTCATATAATATCTATGCATTTATTAAGAGGCAAGGAATTAAAAAATAAGTACAGTACATTAGCTATAAATATAGCGATGGATATTGTAGTAAATCAATACTTAGATTACTTACCACCATATGCAACAACACTTCAATGGATGAATGCAAAGTATCCTTTAAAGCTAGAGCCTTACGAAACTTTTGAATATTATGTAGAAAAGATTCAAACAGAGCTTGATTTACAAGATGTAGATGAGAATGGTGAAGAAGTTGATAATTATGAAAATGAAAGTGTAGAAACTGAATATAATCCAGAACATACTCATGATATTTGGCAAGAATCTGATGATATAGATGAGAAAACTCTTAAAGAATTTACTGAGAAGTTTGTTAATATATCTCAAAAGGGTGAAATACCAAACTATTTAGGTGGATTAATATCATCGCTAAAAAATAGTAAGGGAGAATTACCTTGGAATTTATATCTTAAGAAGTTAATGGGAACAGTTGAAAGTAATAAAAAGAAGACTATAACTAGAAGAAATAGAAGACAACCAAATAGACTAGACTTAAGAGGAGAGCTTAGAGGTCATAAAGCAGAGATAGCTGTTGCACTTGATACTAGTGGAAGTATTAGTGATGAAGAATTCAAACAAGCTATTAAGGAAGTTCTTAATATAGTAAAAAACTATAATCATGAAATTACTATTATAGAATGTGATAGTGAAATTAGACGTTCATATAAGGTAAAATCAGCAAATGATATAAAGGAGAGAAATCCTATTAGAGGTGGTACAAAGTTTACACCAGTTTTTGAATATGCAAATAAGAAAAAGATTAATCTCCTAGTATATTTCACAGATGGAAAAGGTGAAGAAAAATTAAAAGTAATTCCTAGAGGGTATAAAGTTTTATGGGTTATTTCTGGTAGAGGAGATAAGCTTTCATTAAAAGATAGCTATGGAGCAGTTAAGAAGCTTAGTAAGGTTGAGATAAAGGAAGACACCATAGATATGAGTGATGTTAGATCTGATGGATATTCAATGAATAACCAACAACCTATGCTATAGATACTTTTATAGAATTTATTAATATATTTATAGTAAGATTAAACTTNNNNNNNNNNNNNNTTTTAACACAATGTTGAAATTAGATAAATTTTAAATAATAAAAAATAAAGAGTTGTATGAATAAGCAAATACAACTCTTTACTTAGTTCGCATTATATTAAATTTGCGAATAATATTTTCAACATTTTTTGTGYTAATATTTTTATTGCTTGTTTCAACATTTTTTGTGTTAATATTTTTATTGCTTGCTATATTCTTTATAGCAAGCTTTTAAAAATATTATAAAATTTAATRCATTCTTCGG
Coding sequences within it:
- a CDS encoding ABC transporter permease, coding for VPVSYLVIKKNNKYNRLARFIIMLPWSMPASVIAVNLINSFNQKNIFAFNESLIGGFYILPIAYTISALPLLFSSNEVAISSVNLGLEEASRSLGAGSMKTFYKIIIPNMMPGIMAGAILVFIRTIGEYTLSALLYGVHNRPISISIVTNMQEFNIGVSLAYGVIVIGICYIALGIIFKLDKKKYM
- a CDS encoding ABC transporter ATP-binding protein: MIQIEKLKKVYDNGHEALKNINLEINEGELVCLLGPSGCGKTTILNLLAGLLDPTSGEIKFDGESVVNKHPKDRNIGLVFQNYALYPHMTVLENIMFPLTVGKNKMPKAEAMEIAKKYMKITSIEELADKKPGNMSGGQQQRVAITRALVQNPKVLLLDEPLSNLDARLRLKIREEIRRLVKEIGITTIFVTHDQEEALSISDRIVLMNQGVVQQFDIPQNLYLEPANLFVAQFMGNPIINIYEMKKEGNVLKGENFSIDLSLLNKDRFKADLTEENYVVGIRPEYFVTSENPLFNVEIETVELIGKDCILNFKVNGVNSKSIVDVNDNIREKDSVGFDIDYNGIYLFQENGVRVY
- a CDS encoding carbohydrate ABC transporter permease, encoding MRKLKYRAENSPQAWLFLLPALIIIGIFNVLPLIKTFIMSMQKGTLNNLEFNGFKNFQVVLQDPKFHDAIGNTALFAFIVVPVGLIISMFIAITIFEKIKHKSLFETIFFIPYLTSVIAIGIVFRFLFNGEYGFINYLLSFINVGPINFLDDPSMSMTTLILFGIWSGLAFNIIILLSGLRTIDDNYYKVADMFGATKMEQFFKITLPQLIPTITFLLMMNFINAFKVYAQVFSLFNGKAGIANSATTGVFYIFNKFYVEYRYGQGMAAAVILFALILLFTLIQNYVLKRISK
- a CDS encoding carbohydrate ABC transporter permease, with the translated sequence MKKVNLFLSKTFIVIMSLITLFPFVYMILSSLMTFQEATSIPPTLVPKVPQWQNFALAMEQAPFVRYFFNTVLVAGLSTIGTLITSILAAFALVKLEFKYKNVLVMGMAALLMVPYEVTVFTNYQTIANLGLLNTYTALILPSLASIFYIFYLKNYLTSIPLSYYKAAKVDGCGDLEFIRRILIPLAKPSLFTMGILTFINGWNSFLWPILVTNSKEMRLLSNGLSAFATESGTNVHLQMAASTIAIVPILILYLIFRKQIIRGVVKSGVKG
- a CDS encoding MBL fold metallo-hydrolase, whose translation is MLKDKKTKITFHNGILTIGGTIIEIAYEDSHIFFDFGSEYDPASPKQPKDLQDLLDMNLVPFLDNMFDPSIPLKGYESKEDKFKNTAVFLSHVHLDHSKIINYLNPSVPLYMLEGTKSLLNTLNINNDFLFPLHNKGEANVREINGVKENEVVQVGEIKVKVMPVDHDAYGASGLLIETPDLVISYTGDIRLHGYRKDATLNFCKASENCDVLLIEGVTVSFQELNEDARVSADENEPNLIEKINTIVKENPNKQITFNYYISNIERILNIIKTNPRTVVLDAYYSYVLKHATGYQSHYYQLDDKDYGLDKSYEVEFEKLLEDEGSYFWQLDTLAIEHFDRLKENGIYVHSNATPLGDFDPKYAPFIKRFEDNNIEFKLAGCSGHAYPFDLIEIIDLIKPKLLVPIHSYHPERLYNKSGERLLPEKKQTI
- a CDS encoding extracellular solute-binding protein; translated protein: MKFKKLTSLALSAALMTGLMTGCGSTKSASTEEIVTEITEPVEITFWHAMNGDLEKTLQNLTDKFMESNPNITVTLQNQSSYPDLQQKITATTASPKDLPTLTQAYPQWMVNPIQDELLVDLKPYIENETIGDKNYNNILEGFRNGAEIDGKVYGMPFNKSTEVIWYNKTLFDELGLEVPTTFEEFAQVAKTITEKKGIVGAGFDSLNNFYTTYLKNKGVDFNSETDVTGAESVEAANYYLDGVKEGYFRIAGTDMYLSGPFANETLGMYVGSNAGESFVKQGVDGKFEIGVAAYPAESVMQQGTDVYMFSNATAEQRTAAFEYLKFLTSTENQITWGIETGYIPATQEAIASEAYKTSGSLVASVLEQATAKNLFINAAAQGVDSAYNEAKVVMEDILSDKNSDVKAKLEGYKNTLMGIYE